One genomic segment of Brachyhypopomus gauderio isolate BG-103 chromosome 19, BGAUD_0.2, whole genome shotgun sequence includes these proteins:
- the LOC143482744 gene encoding uncharacterized protein LOC143482744: MDREQARRMVEAVLKANTKGEEIFMEYDKTKTLTDAKRKQMVNILVGDMIEMHGRMPPSSTRTSYALGIVTLFPYLQDPYSDTGYEHYYDPVGNTGYLAWRIKTIQRNLSVGTPSHSRPSYQESPKSRREALLHVEQLFGDEYREALSTMRHSTDESVVKEKMRETFQHRQKLVHDTDASVSVLDEFPRFLDIPRLRFLTSRRSQSYYLP, from the exons ATGGATCGGGAACAAGCAAGACGT ATGGTTGAAGCAGTCCTCAAAGCCAATACAAAGGGTGAAGAAATCTTCATGGAGTACGACAAGACTAAGACTCTAACAGATGCAAAACGGAAACAAATGGTGAACATCCTGGTTGGTGATATGATTGAAATGCATGG GAGGATGCCACCATCAAGTACACGAACAAGTTATGCACTGGGAATTGTGACCCTGTTTCCATACCTTCAAGATCCGTACTCTGATACTGGATAT GAACACTACTACGATCCTGTGGGTAATACTGGCTACCTAGCATGGAGGATTAAGACGATTCAGCGCAACTTGTCTGTTGGCACCCCTAGTCATTCAAGGCCTTCTTATCAGGAGAGTCCAAAAAGCAGACGTGAAGCTCTGTTACATGTTGAACAGCTGTTTGGTGACGAGTACCGCGAGGCCTTATCTACAATGAGGCACTCAACAGATGAGTCTGTAGTcaaagagaaaatgagagaaacTTTCCAGCATAGGCAGAAGCTGGTTCATGATACAGATGCATCAGTTTCAGTCCTGGATGAGTTTCCTCGTTTCCTTGACATTCCTCGTCTCCGATTCTTGACTTCCA GAAGGAGCCAGTCTTACTACCTTCCTTGA